From the Lampris incognitus isolate fLamInc1 chromosome 10, fLamInc1.hap2, whole genome shotgun sequence genome, one window contains:
- the nog1 gene encoding noggin-1 encodes MEPPQNLVAMYLVMLSLGLTVERGICQHYYLLRPIPSDSLPLVELKEDPDPVFDPRDRDLNETELKAALGDFDGRFLSISPPEDKHYAGNEELGDYEVQKPGALMPKDIKAMEFDVQFGKKHKPSKKLKRRLQQWLWAYSFCPVAYTWNDLGNRFWPRFVRVGGCLSKRSCSVPEGMVCKPANSTHLTILRWRCTQRKGGLKCTWIPVQYPIITECKCSCSN; translated from the coding sequence ATGGAACCGCCCCAGAACCTGGTCGCCATGTACTTGGTGATGCTGTCCCTCGGACTGACGGTGGAGAGGGGCATCTGCCAGCATTACTATCTCCTCCGCCCCATCCCGAGTGACAGTTTACCACTTGTGGAATTAAAAGAGGACCCGGATCCCGTTTTCGATCCCAGGGACAGGGACCTAAACGAAACCGAGCTGAAAGCCGCCCTGGGAGACTTTGACGGCCGCTTTTTGTCCATCTCGCCGCCGGAGGACAAACACTACGCCGGCAACGAGGAGCTGGGCGACTACGAGGTCCAGAAGCCCGGCGCGCTGATGCCCAAAGACATCAAGGCCATGGAGTTCGACGTGCAGTTCGGCAAGAAGCACAAACCCAGCAAGAAACTGAAACGGAGGCTGCAGCAGTGGCTGTGGGCGTACTCCTTCTGCCCGGTGGCGTACACCTGGAACGACCTGGGCAACAGGTTCTGGCCGCGGTTCGTCCGAGTGGGCGGCTGCCTCAGCAAGAGGTCCTGCTCGGTGCCGGAGGGGATGGTCTGCAAGCCCGCAAACTCGACCCATCTCACCATACTGAGGTGGAGGTGCACGCAGAGGAAAGGGGGGCTGAAGTGCACCTGGATACCGGTCCAGTATCCCATCATCACAGAATGCAAATGCTCCTGCTCGAACTGA